The Humulus lupulus chromosome 4, drHumLupu1.1, whole genome shotgun sequence genome has a window encoding:
- the LOC133830861 gene encoding leucoanthocyanidin reductase-like isoform X2: protein MCESVPANLEGGRAMIIGCTGFIGRFVAEACLDSGLPTYLLVRPTQNSTSNKAATINFLQSKGAAIIHGCIEDQQLMEKILKEYKIEVVISAIGGQGLLDQLILVQAIKAVGTIKRFLPSEFGHDIDRVDPVEPGLSVYNEKRRVRRAVEGAGIPYTYICCNSIAAWPYHDNTHPADVLPPLDHFLIYGDGTVKAYFVAGCDIGKFTVKAMNDDRTVNKTVHFRPQGNLFDMNELASMWERKYGRILPRIVMTDDDLLTAAKASVVASFTHDIFIKGCQISYSLDKPSDVEVCSLYPETPFQSVDSCFDEFVQKILDVAKAN from the exons ATGTGTGAGTCAGTTCCAGCTAATTTAGAAGGCGGTCGGGCCATGATCATTGGGTGTACCGGATTCATTGGCCGTTTTGTGGCCGAAGCGTGCCTGGACTCTGGTCTCCCCACCTATCTTCTAGTACGGCCCACCCAAAATTCAACTTCAAATAAGGCTGCTACCATCAACTTCCTTCAAAGTAAAGGAGCTGCTATTATTCAC GGTTGCATTGAGGACCAACAATTGATGGAGAAAATTCTGAAAGAGTACAAGATTGAAGTTGTCATATCAGCTATTGGTGGCCAGGGCCTTTTGGACCAACTCATTTTGGTTCAAGCTATTAAAGCTGTCGGCACAATCAAG AGGTTCCTACCATCGGAGTTTGGACACGATATAGATAGAGTTGATCCAGTGGAGCCGGGACTAAGTGTATATAATGAGAAAAGAAGAGTGAGAAGGGCAGTAGAGGGAGCTGGAATCCCCTACACCTACATCTGTTGCAATTCCATTGCTGCTTGGCCATACCATGATAACACCCACCCTGCTGATGTTCTCCCACCCTTGGATCACTTCCTTATCTACGGTGATGGCACTGTCAAAG CTTACTTTGTGGCGGGTTGTGACATTGGAAAATTCACTGTAAAAGCAATGAATGATGATAGAACAGTGAACAAAACTGTTCATTTTCGACCACAAGGCAACTTGTTTGATATGAACGAGCTTGCTTCTATGTGGGAACGCAAGTATGGACGCATTCTTCCCAGAATCGTTATGACAGATGATGATCTTCTCACCGCTGCTAAAG CAAGCGTTGTTGCGTCTTTTACTCATGACATTTTCATAAAAGGATGTCAAATTAGTTACTCCTTGGACAAGCCTTCAGATGTTGAAGTCTGCTCTCTCTACCCAGAAACACCATTTCAATCAGTCGACTCCTGTTTCGATGAATTCGTCCAAAAGATCCTTGATGTTGCTAAAGCTAACTAG
- the LOC133830861 gene encoding leucoanthocyanidin reductase-like isoform X1, whose protein sequence is MCESVPANLEGGRAMIIGCTGFIGRFVAEACLDSGLPTYLLVRPTQNSTSNKAATINFLQSKGAAIIHGCIEDQQLMEKILKEYKIEVVISAIGGQGLLDQLILVQAIKAVGTIKRFLPSEFGHDIDRVDPVEPGLSVYNEKRRVRRAVEGAGIPYTYICCNSIAAWPYHDNTHPADVLPPLDHFLIYGDGTVKAYFVAGCDIGKFTVKAMNDDRTVNKTVHFRPQGNLFDMNELASMWERKYGRILPRIVMTDDDLLTAAKDLPIPASVVASFTHDIFIKGCQISYSLDKPSDVEVCSLYPETPFQSVDSCFDEFVQKILDVAKAN, encoded by the exons ATGTGTGAGTCAGTTCCAGCTAATTTAGAAGGCGGTCGGGCCATGATCATTGGGTGTACCGGATTCATTGGCCGTTTTGTGGCCGAAGCGTGCCTGGACTCTGGTCTCCCCACCTATCTTCTAGTACGGCCCACCCAAAATTCAACTTCAAATAAGGCTGCTACCATCAACTTCCTTCAAAGTAAAGGAGCTGCTATTATTCAC GGTTGCATTGAGGACCAACAATTGATGGAGAAAATTCTGAAAGAGTACAAGATTGAAGTTGTCATATCAGCTATTGGTGGCCAGGGCCTTTTGGACCAACTCATTTTGGTTCAAGCTATTAAAGCTGTCGGCACAATCAAG AGGTTCCTACCATCGGAGTTTGGACACGATATAGATAGAGTTGATCCAGTGGAGCCGGGACTAAGTGTATATAATGAGAAAAGAAGAGTGAGAAGGGCAGTAGAGGGAGCTGGAATCCCCTACACCTACATCTGTTGCAATTCCATTGCTGCTTGGCCATACCATGATAACACCCACCCTGCTGATGTTCTCCCACCCTTGGATCACTTCCTTATCTACGGTGATGGCACTGTCAAAG CTTACTTTGTGGCGGGTTGTGACATTGGAAAATTCACTGTAAAAGCAATGAATGATGATAGAACAGTGAACAAAACTGTTCATTTTCGACCACAAGGCAACTTGTTTGATATGAACGAGCTTGCTTCTATGTGGGAACGCAAGTATGGACGCATTCTTCCCAGAATCGTTATGACAGATGATGATCTTCTCACCGCTGCTAAAG ATTTGCCCATTCCAGCAAGCGTTGTTGCGTCTTTTACTCATGACATTTTCATAAAAGGATGTCAAATTAGTTACTCCTTGGACAAGCCTTCAGATGTTGAAGTCTGCTCTCTCTACCCAGAAACACCATTTCAATCAGTCGACTCCTGTTTCGATGAATTCGTCCAAAAGATCCTTGATGTTGCTAAAGCTAACTAG
- the LOC133830861 gene encoding leucoanthocyanidin reductase-like isoform X3 translates to MCESVPANLEGGRAMIIGCTGFIGRFVAEACLDSGLPTYLLVRPTQNSTSNKAATINFLQSKGAAIIHGCIEDQQLMEKILKEYKIEVVISAIGGQGLLDQLILVQAIKAVGTIKRFLPSEFGHDIDRVDPVEPGLSVYNEKRRVRRAVEGAGIPYTYICCNSIAAWPYHDNTHPADVLPPLDHFLIYGDGTVKAYFVAGCDIGKFTVKAMNDDRTVNKTVHFRPQGNLFDMNELASMWERKYGRILPRIVMTDDDLLTAAKGCQISYSLDKPSDVEVCSLYPETPFQSVDSCFDEFVQKILDVAKAN, encoded by the exons ATGTGTGAGTCAGTTCCAGCTAATTTAGAAGGCGGTCGGGCCATGATCATTGGGTGTACCGGATTCATTGGCCGTTTTGTGGCCGAAGCGTGCCTGGACTCTGGTCTCCCCACCTATCTTCTAGTACGGCCCACCCAAAATTCAACTTCAAATAAGGCTGCTACCATCAACTTCCTTCAAAGTAAAGGAGCTGCTATTATTCAC GGTTGCATTGAGGACCAACAATTGATGGAGAAAATTCTGAAAGAGTACAAGATTGAAGTTGTCATATCAGCTATTGGTGGCCAGGGCCTTTTGGACCAACTCATTTTGGTTCAAGCTATTAAAGCTGTCGGCACAATCAAG AGGTTCCTACCATCGGAGTTTGGACACGATATAGATAGAGTTGATCCAGTGGAGCCGGGACTAAGTGTATATAATGAGAAAAGAAGAGTGAGAAGGGCAGTAGAGGGAGCTGGAATCCCCTACACCTACATCTGTTGCAATTCCATTGCTGCTTGGCCATACCATGATAACACCCACCCTGCTGATGTTCTCCCACCCTTGGATCACTTCCTTATCTACGGTGATGGCACTGTCAAAG CTTACTTTGTGGCGGGTTGTGACATTGGAAAATTCACTGTAAAAGCAATGAATGATGATAGAACAGTGAACAAAACTGTTCATTTTCGACCACAAGGCAACTTGTTTGATATGAACGAGCTTGCTTCTATGTGGGAACGCAAGTATGGACGCATTCTTCCCAGAATCGTTATGACAGATGATGATCTTCTCACCGCTGCTAAAG GATGTCAAATTAGTTACTCCTTGGACAAGCCTTCAGATGTTGAAGTCTGCTCTCTCTACCCAGAAACACCATTTCAATCAGTCGACTCCTGTTTCGATGAATTCGTCCAAAAGATCCTTGATGTTGCTAAAGCTAACTAG